In the Aliarcobacter cryaerophilus genome, one interval contains:
- a CDS encoding methyl-accepting chemotaxis protein: MKNLNFGTKLILILVASVIVSLGTMIFFTTKKQYENAEKQSQEYIKATVKSYAIEQKAIFDKTITEVESIVNRIETAIKTDEKLTKEGMIEFQKNILKNNDFLYTAWIGFEDDSYLFDRYDGSDKNPYYTPKGVFQPLVTKNGEKFEIEFLPEFDKDAIYIKKAIENKRVSIVEPYEYELSGKKVLMATVSSPIIIDGKIIGVVGVDFTLEAINNAISSITLFDTGYLIFIEPSGAIISHKDSKRVGKIYADTANGDIDRMNILENQKQGKSYEFYTLAKATGKTSYFYSYPFEFGDTKRYFVLISASAEEEYLKSANDVRNFSLIFALVVTGLIVAIVMYSMRTLSKNLTIISSGLLGFFSFLNKETTTTKQIEINSNDEFGTMAKVINENIKRTQDLINQDSALIDDVKRVVDIVKSGHLDTKIEKSTQNIGLEELKNSFNEMLEVTRENVCSDINKVIALLEDFSRLNFRARLENDNGKIANGINNLASIINDMLKENKSNGMTLEQSSKELLEDVDRLNLSSNEAAASLEETAAALEEITSNIRNNTENIAKMAKYSNEIIKASASGEALANETTNAMDEINSKVNMVNDAISVIDQIAFQTNILSLNAAVEAATAGEAGKGFAVVAQEVRNLATRSAEAAKEIKNIVEEATIKANEGKTIATNMIDGYKGLNESISKTINLISDIEMSSKEQLSGIEQINDAVNELDRQTQQNAMIATETNDIAMNLDEVAKLIVEDTNKKEFNGKTSVQAKNINTKRTSYNLEIAKKEVKPLKKEKDKSNLSSKESENIKTKSKFEVISDSSSNDEWESF; encoded by the coding sequence ATGAAAAATTTGAATTTTGGTACAAAATTAATATTAATTTTGGTTGCTTCTGTGATAGTTTCTTTAGGAACTATGATATTTTTTACAACAAAAAAGCAGTATGAAAATGCTGAAAAACAATCTCAAGAATATATAAAAGCTACCGTTAAATCTTATGCAATTGAACAAAAAGCTATTTTTGACAAAACTATAACTGAAGTAGAATCTATTGTAAATAGAATAGAAACTGCAATAAAAACAGATGAAAAACTTACAAAAGAAGGAATGATAGAGTTTCAAAAAAATATCTTAAAAAATAATGATTTTTTATATACAGCTTGGATAGGGTTTGAAGATGATTCATACTTATTTGATAGATATGATGGAAGTGATAAAAATCCATATTATACTCCAAAAGGTGTATTTCAACCTCTAGTTACAAAAAATGGTGAAAAATTTGAAATAGAGTTTTTACCAGAATTTGATAAAGATGCTATATATATTAAAAAAGCAATTGAAAATAAAAGAGTTTCTATAGTAGAACCTTACGAGTATGAGTTAAGTGGAAAAAAAGTATTAATGGCTACTGTTTCTTCACCAATTATTATTGATGGTAAAATTATAGGAGTTGTAGGAGTTGATTTTACTTTAGAAGCTATAAATAATGCAATTTCTTCAATTACTTTATTTGATACGGGATATTTGATTTTTATAGAACCTTCTGGAGCTATAATTTCTCATAAAGATAGTAAAAGAGTAGGTAAAATATATGCAGATACTGCAAATGGTGATATAGATAGAATGAATATTTTAGAAAATCAAAAGCAAGGAAAATCTTATGAGTTTTATACTCTTGCAAAAGCTACAGGAAAGACATCATATTTTTACTCTTATCCTTTTGAATTTGGAGATACAAAAAGATATTTCGTTTTAATTAGTGCATCTGCTGAAGAAGAGTATCTAAAAAGTGCAAATGATGTTCGAAATTTTTCTTTAATTTTTGCTTTGGTTGTAACAGGATTAATAGTAGCAATAGTAATGTATAGTATGAGAACTCTAAGCAAAAACTTAACAATAATTTCAAGTGGTCTTTTAGGTTTCTTCTCATTTTTAAATAAAGAGACAACTACAACAAAACAAATAGAGATAAACTCTAATGATGAATTTGGAACTATGGCAAAAGTTATAAATGAAAATATCAAAAGAACACAAGATTTAATAAATCAAGATAGTGCTTTAATTGATGATGTAAAAAGAGTTGTTGATATTGTAAAATCTGGACATTTAGATACAAAGATTGAAAAAAGTACTCAAAATATTGGATTGGAAGAGCTAAAAAATAGTTTTAATGAGATGCTTGAAGTTACAAGAGAAAATGTATGTTCTGATATAAATAAAGTTATAGCTTTGTTAGAAGATTTTAGTAGATTGAATTTTAGGGCTAGACTTGAAAATGATAACGGTAAAATAGCAAATGGTATAAATAATCTAGCATCTATTATAAATGATATGTTAAAAGAGAACAAATCAAATGGTATGACACTAGAACAAAGCTCAAAAGAGTTGCTAGAAGATGTTGATAGATTAAACTTATCTTCAAACGAAGCAGCAGCTTCTCTTGAAGAGACAGCAGCAGCACTTGAAGAGATTACAAGTAATATTAGAAATAATACTGAAAATATCGCAAAAATGGCTAAATATTCAAATGAGATAATAAAAGCTTCAGCATCAGGAGAAGCTTTGGCAAATGAAACAACAAATGCAATGGATGAGATAAATAGTAAAGTAAATATGGTAAATGATGCAATAAGTGTAATAGATCAAATTGCTTTTCAAACAAATATTCTAAGTCTAAATGCTGCTGTTGAAGCTGCAACTGCAGGAGAAGCTGGAAAAGGATTTGCTGTTGTTGCTCAAGAGGTAAGAAATCTTGCAACTAGAAGTGCTGAAGCTGCTAAAGAGATAAAAAATATTGTTGAAGAGGCTACTATAAAAGCAAATGAGGGTAAAACTATTGCTACAAATATGATTGATGGTTATAAGGGATTAAATGAGTCTATTAGTAAAACTATAAATTTAATCTCAGATATTGAGATGTCAAGTAAAGAGCAATTAAGTGGAATTGAACAGATAAATGATGCAGTAAATGAACTTGATAGACAAACTCAACAAAATGCTATGATAGCAACAGAGACAAATGATATTGCAATGAATTTAGATGAGGTTGCAAAATTAATTGTAGAAGATACAAATAAAAAAGAGTTTAATGGAAAAACAAGTGTGCAGGCAAAAAATAT